The Dethiosulfovibrio salsuginis nucleotide sequence CTCTCTCCACCTCCACGAGGGGCTCCTGGAAACAGAGGCCGATACAGCCGACCTTCTTGAGCTCCACGTCGTCTCTGCCCTCTAGGAGGGCCCTCAATTTAGCCTCTACTGGTTTGGCACCGGCAGCTATACCGCAGCTGCCCATACCTATTTTTACGATAGTCTTAGACATGGCAGATCCCCCTTAGCCCTTAGACCTGTACTGGTCTATGACCTCTACCGATTTGGGCGGAGTAAGAAGGCCGTGAACGTCCTCTCCGACCATTATGACCGGGGCGAGGCTACAGCAGCCCAGGCAGGCCACGTGCTGTATGGTGAACATACCGTCCTCGGTGGTCTCGCCCTCCTTTATCCCCAGATGTCTGGAGATCTCCTCCGCCACCCCGGCTGATCCCTGAACGTGACAGGCAGTTCCCCTGCATATGCGTATCACGTATTTTCCCTCAGGCTGTAGCCGGAACATGGCGTAGAAGGTGGCTACTCCGAACATCTCAGAGGCAGATATATCCAGCCTCTTTGAGACATATTCCACCGCTTCCTGTGCGACATAGCCGAACTCCTTCTGTACGTCCGCCAGCAGAGGGATGGTGATCCCCTTCTTGCCCCTGTAAGAATCGACTATAGGGTCAAGCCTCTGAGACAGTTCGTTGGATTCGACTGCGGTTATGGATGACATATAATTCCTCCTCCTAAGCAATGCGATCACAGATGTTGCAAATGCGTCCATTATACTCTATCAGGAATGAATTGCTACGTGATAAGTAACTTTTCTTTGTCTTCCGAGGGCAAATTTTGTTGTTTTTGAGATATCGGCTCTTGGGATTATGGTGGACTTTAGTTTTATGTGGAATATAGAGAGTCAATGAAGTATAGTTATGGTACGGACTTTAGTCTTTTCCGCGCTATACGAGAAGAACGAGAGGAGGTTTTTGTTTTGTTGAAAATGTCTTGTTTTAACGTAGCCAAGCTCTCAGAGGTCGATTGTCAGGCTCTCAGTTCCGCAGCAGCCTGGATCGATACAGGGGCGGACGAGAGATTATCGGGGTTTGGGTGGATGAGGCTCCCTGACGAGGATATATCGTCGATGCTGGAGGCATCAAAATGGCTTAGGGATTTTGAATCGGTGGTTCAGGTCGGTATCGGAGGATCCTCTTTAGGCAATCTCATGCTCCATCAGGCTCTTTTGCCTCCCTATTTTAACGAGAGAGCCGATAGAGGTGCCCCTAGGTTCTACATGGCCGATAACCTGGATGGGGAGGAGAATCAGGCCATATGGGAGCTTGTAGATCCGGAGAAAACCGGTTTTATCGTCGTCAGCAAGTCGGGCCTTACCCTTGAGACTATGGCTAACTTTTCCTTTTTCTGGGAGAAGTTGAAAGAAAGACTGGGAGAGGCAGCGGCATCCAGGGTCTTGGTGATAACCGATTCGGATCAGGGGGTTCTCCGTAGGTTCGCCAAGGATACAGGCTGTAGAAGCCTGAGCCTTCCCGGCGACGTAGGGGGGCGGTTCTCCGTGTTGTCCTCCGTCGGGCTCCTGTCTGCCGCCACTTTAGGGATCGACGTTCAGGAAATTCTAGCCGGTGCAAGGGATATGAAGTATCGAATTTCCACCGACGTGGAGGAGTCGCTTAACCCCGCCTGGGTGATGGCGTGGAATATGTTCCGTCAGCTTGACTTCCATAGGACAAACACGGTGTTTATGCCCTACGGCGACCGAATGGAAAGGCTCTCCGAGTGGTTCTGTCAGCTCTGGGCGGAGAGTTTGGGCAAAGAGGGAATGGGCTTCACTCCCCAGAGGGCTTTAGGCGCCATAGATCAGCACTCTCAGCTCCAGCTATACTCCCAGGGGCCTGACGATAAGTGCTATATAGTTCTAGGCACCGACTCTCACGCAGGAGAACCTCTCTCCATAGGTTCGGAGGCCTCCCTTGCGGAGCTATCCTATCTGAACGGACTGTCTCAAGAGGAGATATTGGACCACGAAAGGAGAGCTGTAGTCGCTGTCCTGGCGGGAGAGGGGAAGCCGGTTTTTTCCTTCTCCCTGAATAGCCTTAACTGCCGATCTGTAGGTGGGCTTATATTCTTTTTGGAGTACGTCACCGCCCTCACCGGAAGGCTCATGAGGATACAGCCTTTCGACCAGCCAGGGGTGGAGCTTGGTAAAAAATACGCCAACGGCCTGGCCGGTCGAGGTGAAGACCTGTCCTACGCCTCTTTAGTGGAGGAGGTAGAGGAGAGACACAGGACTTTGGATATCCTGTTCTAGGGTGACCCCTCCTCACCCCATCTGTCCTTTGTGTCGATGCACTTAAGGGCGTGGAGTATGTTCTGTTTCACGTCGGGAAATTTTTTTGAAAGCTCCTTAACCAGGCCCTTCGCCCTGGTTCTCTCGGTCTCCAGTGAGAAGGGGCAGGTGTACTTTAAAAGAGGCAGGTTCAATCTCTCTACCTCCGTCAATATGGCCTTTTCCGACAGATATACCATAGGCCTAATTAGCCGCACCTGGCTGTTCGACTGCCATGCGGTTGGCTGGAAGGAGCGGAACCTGCCTGTCCTGAGAAGGTTCATCAAGGCGGTCTCCACTGCATCGTCAAGGTTATGTCCCAGAGCCAAGGTAGTTCCTCCCGTTTCTTTTACCGTGCTGTTGAGGATTCCCCTTCGCATGTTGGCGCAGAAGCTACAGGGTGACCTTTCGTCCCTTATCCTGATGATTTCCTCCACAGGATGAGGGACGACTCTATAGGGAATTTCCCTGTCTGCACAGAGATCTTCCATGGCGGAGGTGTCCCAGCTCCCTCCGGTAATATCGACGCTACAGGCGGACAGGGAGAAAGGTACGGGACTCCATCTCCGGATCTCGTCCAGTGCTATCAGGAGGAACACGCTGTCTTTGCCTCCCGATAGGCCGACGACGATATGATCGTCCTTAGATATCATTTTATAGTTAAAAATAGCTTTGCCTATTTTGCCCCTAATTTTCCGGTGTATTTTGGCTGTGGTCAAGGATTTGCCCCTCCATGCGCAAGTATTCCCATATAAAGGGTGGTTTATGATACCATACGATCGGATTTCAGGCAGGAGGGATTTTGTTGAGGAAGATTAGGCTGGTTTTGGTGGACGACCATAAGCTTTTTCGCGATGGGATCAGAAAGCTTTTGGAGATGGAGCCCGATATGGTAATAGAGGGTGAGGCCTCCGACGGCATCGAGGGTATCGATATGGTCAGGAAAATCAGGCCCGATATCGTCCTCTTTGACGTTGGTATGCCTGGTATGGACGGAATTCAGCTCGTCCAGGAGCTGAACAGGACGACCTCAGGGATAAAATACGTAGCTATAACCGCCTATCAGGACGAGGCCAGGCTTTCGGAGCTTTCCGCAGCAGGGGTCGACGGTTTTGTGATAAAGTCCTCCGGTCGACTGGAGCTTCTCTCCGCCGTGAGATCCGTATCCAGAGGACAGTGCTACGTGGATCCCAAGGTAGCAGGTCTTTTGCTGGGGGCTTTGCATAAAAAAAAGGACGAAGACGTCATGCTCTCCGACCTAACAGAGAGGGAGAGAGAGGTCCTGTTCTGGCTGGCCCAGGGGTTGAGCAACCTTGAGATATCGGAGAAGATGGTCCTTTCGGAGAAAACCATCAAAAATCACGTGAGTCACATATTGAAAAAACTCGATTTGAGGGATAGGACCCAGGCGGCTATTCTGGCTTGGCGGATGGGTATAGCTAGAGAAAAAGAGGAGGGAAGCGAGGCTTAGCCTCGTTCTCCTCCTCTTTTCTGTGTCCGATACTATTCTTCTGACATAGCGGAAAGGTTACCGCTTACGCTGGCGAGCCAAGAGGACTGAGAGCTCATGTTGCTCATGTACTGCTCCATCCTGGCGTACTGTTGGTAAAGGGACTGTTGTCTCATAGTCAATCTTCTCTCGTGATCGGTTATCCTTTTATTCAGGGCGTCTATCTGGCTCTGCCAGGCCTTCTGCTGGCTGGGAAGACCGCCCTTTATTGCTACTGTTCCACCGACCTCGGTCTGGATGCTGCTGACCATGTCGTTTATCTCGCTGTCCATTCGGTTGGCGAAGCTGACCATTATGTTGCCTAGATCTTCCGAGTTTTCCTGAATGGCCTCCATGAACTTTTCCGTGTCGAACTCAAGCTTGCCGCTTTTGCCGAAGTCAAGGGCTTCGGTGGATAGGCCTATCTCGGAGAGAAGGGAGAAGTCGTTTTTAAGTCCTGTCGCAGAGAGGACCTCGCTGTCTCCTCCTATCTGAAAGGTCTTTCCTGTAGGAGCCTTAAGGCTTAGCTTGCTGTCCGATGAACTAGCTATTATCAGAGGAGGGCTGTAAGCCTTCCCTGTGCTGTCCTTTAAAAAGGGCTCGTAGGCGTTTATCTTTGCGGATACGTCCTGGATTGTGTCCGTCGACGTTATCGGGATCTCCCCTCTGATTCCGTCGATAGTTATGTAAAGGTTGTAGTCTCCGCTGGCGTCCGTCAGGCCTCTCTCCGCCATGGTGCCAGATGCCCTACTGCCTGTCGTCGTGTTATAGATGAGAGGCATAGGGTTGGAGCTCAATCCTCTCAAGGTGCCTTTTGTCTGGCGGAGGTTTGAATCCCCTCTTAAGAGCCCTCTTCGTCGCTCTATGTCGGTGGTAGGGGTTGCCTCCGTCAGGTCTCTGTTTTTGTTGGTGTCCGAGTAGTTGAAAGGTTTTTCCTCCGATTTGATATTGATCCAGTCTATTGCGTTGTTATAGGCTGTGACGAACTCTTGGATTGCGGTGACCGCGTTTTCAGCGTCTTGAGTTACGTCGACCCTTATCTTGCCCTCTCCTATTATGTCCAAGGTAACCCCGTCGATCAGATCGTCTATCTCGTTGGTAGATCTGGTTACCTCGATACCGTTTAAGGTGAGGGTCGTGTCCTCGGGCTTAACGTGCTGGCTGGATGTCTCGTTGAAAAAGCCTATTTCCCTCAGGATGTTGTTTTGTGCTGTGTCTCTGTACTGAACCGAATAGGTCGTTCCCGAGGTCGGCCTTTTTGCGTCTCCGCCGGACAGCCAGTGTATAGATGGATCTCCCGTCAAGGGATCGTTGGCTATCTCGAAGTCGGTTCCCAGATAGTAGGTCGTGTTGTCCTGGCCGACTATGGTCTGTATGGTTCCTGATGCTGACGCAGCGGAGGCACTGAGAACGTCGTAATCGGCGGTGGTGCCGCCCTCGTCCTCCCTTTTGACCAGGTCGACCTTGTCGTCCAGACCGTAAACCTGGAATGGATTGGCCTCGTAGCTGTATTCTACGTCGTAGGTTATGTCCTCGGTGTCGGTGCTGTCCGCGGGACGGGTGCCGGAGGCCAGCCAGTGTATCTGCCAGCCGTTGCTCCCCTGAACCACCTCGAAGTCGGTGCCAGCGGTGTAGGTTATGTTCTTGCTGTCCTTTATGGTGGTTATGGAGGATGCGTCGGTTATGTTTATCCCCGCTAGGTCGTCGTAGGCGGGATCGTAACCGGGGTCGGTGGCCTTCTGTCTGGTTATGGTATCTGTGGTGGTCTGGACGTTAAATCCTGTATCTACGCTCTCCATTACAAGTCTGTTGTCTATAACCTTTGCGGCTACCCCTACGCCGGTATCGTTTATCTTCTGGGCTATGTCGTTAAGTGAGTCGGTGGCTGTGTCGTACTCCACTATGGCGGCGTGAACCCCAGACCTTATGGAGAAAGATCCGCTACCCGAGTATCCTAAAGCGGATAGTTTTTCCGTGGAGCTGTCCTGCCTGTTGGACATTCTCCTCTCCGCTACACCTACGTTGGTGACCTCGATATCCCAACGACCGATGTCGGCGTCAGGGGTGACGTCGGCGGTGAGGATAGACTGAGGCTGAGGCAACACCGAGCTTCCCGCAGGAGCGGCCAACACCGAGTATTCCGCCTGTTTTGCGGTGTAGGTTGACTGTAGCTTCATAGAGGTAAGAGAGCTCCGCAAGGTTTTTAGGTTGGAGGAGAACTCGTTGTAGAGGTATATCTTGTCCTCCAACGTCTGGATCTGATCCTCCCACTTTGTCTGGACCTTTCTCGATTGGGCCATCTGCTTATCTATCATGGCTCCCCAGTCCATGCCGGAGGATAGTCCTGTCATCTGAAAAAGAGGAGACGAAGAGTCGATTGCCATATAAGACACCTGCTTTCTCTAAGGCGAACGGGTTTTTCGCCGTTGTTTTTTTGGACATCGGGTTTTCTATGCTCCTAAAGATCCTGCTCCCTATATTGTATTATCGGATAATAGCTTTATTTTGTTGAGCGTCCAGCCAGATACCTCTCTACATGCTAAAATACTCCGAAATAGCTCCGTCGTACAGTCTTTTTTACAGGAGAATTGAGAGGTGACCTATGGATCTTTTTATAGACGGCATTCCTTTCCACGTGAGACATGGGGAGTGCTTTTCCAAAGAAGAAATACTTGAGGTGGTTATGGAAGAGCTGATGGCGAGGGGGCAGGTCCTAAAGGAGATAGTCTGTCACGGCGAGGCAATGAGCGAAGAGGCCTTTTTGTCTATCTTCGACGAGGTCGATGTGGATTTTATCTCCGGCGATAGGTCCGATATTCTGGACGAGGTTATGGCCGAAATAGGCGAATCTGCGGCCCTGGCTCTATCGCAGATGGACAAAGACGAGGACGAAGCATGGAGCGACCAAATAGAGTGGATCTGTAAAGCCCTTAACGAGCTCGATCCCTTTGTGGAGGATCTTGATCTTGCCTCTATATCCCAGAGCATAGAAAATAGCTCCGACGATCCCAGGGTAATGCGTTCCCTTTTAGAGCACCTTAAAACCCGTTTTTTGAAAGATGATGAGGCCTTTAGCCCGTCCGATTCCAATGGGATTAGTCCAGAAGAGAAGGGAGACGAATGCTAAAGTGACTCTCCGAAAAGGACTGGCCATTTTTGTGTTTCTGTCTTTTTGCGTTAGCGGAACGGTTCTCCTGTTCAGCGTCGACGGTGGAACCTGGAGGACCATTCTATCCGCCAGAAAAGGCCCTTTGTTTATCGCCTTAGGGCTGGTTTTTGCCGCCTGGAGTTGCGATGCCTTGAGATTTTGCTGTCTATCCAAGGCTATGTCTCAGAAAGTGCCTTTCTCCGAGGGTATAGTCTTAACATGGCTCCATTACTTTGGCTGTGCCGTTACCCCTATGCAGGTAGGGGGAGGTCCATTTCAGGTTTACGTGCTTTACCGGTCCGGTGTCCCTATAGGTAAAGGTATAGCGATAACCCTTATCAGGACACTTTTGACCACTTTTCTGCTGAGTGTCGTCGCCCCTGCTGCCTTTTTTCTCGACCCCAGGCTTCTAGAGGGCCATGCCTTTATCACAGGGATATTTATTTATGTGCTGATATTCTCGGTGATCATCTGGTTGGCCTTTTCCCTCAGTATTTTCAGGCCAGACCTGATAAAAAAAATAGGTTCCGTCTTGGTGCTTTGGCTGAAGAGGTTCAAAATCCTCGGTAGCGGCAGGATCCTGTGTACGATAAAGAGGATAAATTCCGAGGTGGATGGCTACTCCAAAAACCTTAAGCAACTGTTCTCCCAGGGCTTTTTGTGGTTCCTGCTGGCTTTTCTTCTGTCGGTAGGCCACCTGCTGTTTCTGTTCTCCGTATTGCCCTGCTTGATCTGGTCCGTCGGGTTAGAGGTCCATTATATGGAGTCCCTTCTGGCACAGGCGGTGTTTATGTTTATGCTTTACTTTGTCCCCACTCCTGGAGCCAGTGGAGTGGCCGAGGGCGGTGGAGCGGCTATCTTCGGACTTTTAGTTCCCTGGAATATGGCGGGGGTCATGGCTATAGCGTGGCGATTCTTCACCGAGTATCTAGCTATATTCATGGGGGCGGTGGTG carries:
- the nuoE gene encoding NADH-quinone oxidoreductase subunit NuoE; amino-acid sequence: MSSITAVESNELSQRLDPIVDSYRGKKGITIPLLADVQKEFGYVAQEAVEYVSKRLDISASEMFGVATFYAMFRLQPEGKYVIRICRGTACHVQGSAGVAEEISRHLGIKEGETTEDGMFTIQHVACLGCCSLAPVIMVGEDVHGLLTPPKSVEVIDQYRSKG
- a CDS encoding glucose-6-phosphate isomerase, whose translation is MSCFNVAKLSEVDCQALSSAAAWIDTGADERLSGFGWMRLPDEDISSMLEASKWLRDFESVVQVGIGGSSLGNLMLHQALLPPYFNERADRGAPRFYMADNLDGEENQAIWELVDPEKTGFIVVSKSGLTLETMANFSFFWEKLKERLGEAAASRVLVITDSDQGVLRRFAKDTGCRSLSLPGDVGGRFSVLSSVGLLSAATLGIDVQEILAGARDMKYRISTDVEESLNPAWVMAWNMFRQLDFHRTNTVFMPYGDRMERLSEWFCQLWAESLGKEGMGFTPQRALGAIDQHSQLQLYSQGPDDKCYIVLGTDSHAGEPLSIGSEASLAELSYLNGLSQEEILDHERRAVVAVLAGEGKPVFSFSLNSLNCRSVGGLIFFLEYVTALTGRLMRIQPFDQPGVELGKKYANGLAGRGEDLSYASLVEEVEERHRTLDILF
- a CDS encoding tRNA 2-thiocytidine biosynthesis TtcA family protein, giving the protein MTTAKIHRKIRGKIGKAIFNYKMISKDDHIVVGLSGGKDSVFLLIALDEIRRWSPVPFSLSACSVDITGGSWDTSAMEDLCADREIPYRVVPHPVEEIIRIRDERSPCSFCANMRRGILNSTVKETGGTTLALGHNLDDAVETALMNLLRTGRFRSFQPTAWQSNSQVRLIRPMVYLSEKAILTEVERLNLPLLKYTCPFSLETERTRAKGLVKELSKKFPDVKQNILHALKCIDTKDRWGEEGSP
- a CDS encoding response regulator, giving the protein MRKIRLVLVDDHKLFRDGIRKLLEMEPDMVIEGEASDGIEGIDMVRKIRPDIVLFDVGMPGMDGIQLVQELNRTTSGIKYVAITAYQDEARLSELSAAGVDGFVIKSSGRLELLSAVRSVSRGQCYVDPKVAGLLLGALHKKKDEDVMLSDLTEREREVLFWLAQGLSNLEISEKMVLSEKTIKNHVSHILKKLDLRDRTQAAILAWRMGIAREKEEGSEA
- the fliD gene encoding flagellar filament capping protein FliD, translated to MAIDSSSPLFQMTGLSSGMDWGAMIDKQMAQSRKVQTKWEDQIQTLEDKIYLYNEFSSNLKTLRSSLTSMKLQSTYTAKQAEYSVLAAPAGSSVLPQPQSILTADVTPDADIGRWDIEVTNVGVAERRMSNRQDSSTEKLSALGYSGSGSFSIRSGVHAAIVEYDTATDSLNDIAQKINDTGVGVAAKVIDNRLVMESVDTGFNVQTTTDTITRQKATDPGYDPAYDDLAGINITDASSITTIKDSKNITYTAGTDFEVVQGSNGWQIHWLASGTRPADSTDTEDITYDVEYSYEANPFQVYGLDDKVDLVKREDEGGTTADYDVLSASAASASGTIQTIVGQDNTTYYLGTDFEIANDPLTGDPSIHWLSGGDAKRPTSGTTYSVQYRDTAQNNILREIGFFNETSSQHVKPEDTTLTLNGIEVTRSTNEIDDLIDGVTLDIIGEGKIRVDVTQDAENAVTAIQEFVTAYNNAIDWINIKSEEKPFNYSDTNKNRDLTEATPTTDIERRRGLLRGDSNLRQTKGTLRGLSSNPMPLIYNTTTGSRASGTMAERGLTDASGDYNLYITIDGIRGEIPITSTDTIQDVSAKINAYEPFLKDSTGKAYSPPLIIASSSDSKLSLKAPTGKTFQIGGDSEVLSATGLKNDFSLLSEIGLSTEALDFGKSGKLEFDTEKFMEAIQENSEDLGNIMVSFANRMDSEINDMVSSIQTEVGGTVAIKGGLPSQQKAWQSQIDALNKRITDHERRLTMRQQSLYQQYARMEQYMSNMSSQSSWLASVSGNLSAMSEE
- a CDS encoding lysylphosphatidylglycerol synthase transmembrane domain-containing protein — translated: MTLRKGLAIFVFLSFCVSGTVLLFSVDGGTWRTILSARKGPLFIALGLVFAAWSCDALRFCCLSKAMSQKVPFSEGIVLTWLHYFGCAVTPMQVGGGPFQVYVLYRSGVPIGKGIAITLIRTLLTTFLLSVVAPAAFFLDPRLLEGHAFITGIFIYVLIFSVIIWLAFSLSIFRPDLIKKIGSVLVLWLKRFKILGSGRILCTIKRINSEVDGYSKNLKQLFSQGFLWFLLAFLLSVGHLLFLFSVLPCLIWSVGLEVHYMESLLAQAVFMFMLYFVPTPGASGVAEGGGAAIFGLLVPWNMAGVMAIAWRFFTEYLAIFMGAVVAIRIIGWGTAEMIIQNRGSKCDDLEGDG